One window of the Crassaminicella thermophila genome contains the following:
- a CDS encoding mechanosensitive ion channel family protein: MDLSFLKNIRFTNNIKPFFTSLIILFISFCLIRLIMFLTAKIIEITKFNEQREMTIKSIIDSVFAYFILTLAILNILSEFGLIKESTILTGAGIITLIAGLGAQNLIKDIINGFFILFERQMKVGDYVSINEQYYGTVEEIGLRSTAIREWSMRKVYIPNGEIKTLKNYYKEKSRVIIEIVVPFEEDQQLVEETLNHVCEYINQKYEDKLYKIGTANYSEFSLLGVVSLDGKAGGAKYIIIGVVNPHFQWFLRNRTYEYILQAFKEKNIRIAYPKLYWHDEE, from the coding sequence ATGGATTTATCATTTCTAAAAAATATTCGTTTTACCAATAATATTAAACCTTTTTTTACTTCACTCATTATTCTTTTTATATCTTTTTGCCTTATTCGACTAATAATGTTCCTTACTGCTAAGATCATAGAAATCACAAAATTTAATGAACAGCGAGAGATGACCATAAAAAGCATTATCGATTCTGTTTTTGCTTATTTTATTCTTACCCTTGCTATACTTAATATTTTAAGTGAATTTGGACTTATAAAAGAATCTACTATTCTTACAGGTGCAGGTATTATTACTTTAATTGCAGGACTTGGTGCACAAAATCTTATCAAAGATATTATTAATGGCTTTTTTATTTTATTTGAAAGGCAAATGAAGGTTGGAGATTATGTCAGCATTAATGAGCAGTATTATGGAACGGTAGAAGAAATTGGTCTTCGATCAACAGCCATTCGAGAATGGTCTATGAGAAAAGTATACATACCAAATGGAGAAATTAAAACTTTGAAAAATTACTATAAAGAAAAATCAAGAGTTATTATAGAAATCGTTGTTCCTTTTGAAGAAGATCAACAATTAGTTGAAGAAACTTTAAATCATGTTTGTGAATATATTAACCAAAAGTACGAAGATAAACTATATAAGATTGGTACTGCTAACTACTCAGAATTTAGTCTTTTAGGTGTTGTATCATTAGACGGTAAAGCTGGCGGAGCAAAATACATTATAATCGGTGTAGTTAATCCTCATTTTCAATGGTTTTTAAGGAATCGAACATATGAATACATTTTACAAGCTTTTAAGGAAAAAAATATTCGTATTGCATATCCAAAATTATATTGGCATGATGAAGAATAG
- a CDS encoding FeoA family protein produces the protein MKNINLQINPIPLSKLSVGAIAKVSDLLISGLSRRRMLDLGLVPGTIIEVIRKSPLGDPIAYNIRGATIALRKEEASQILVKPM, from the coding sequence ATGAAAAATATTAATCTACAAATAAATCCTATTCCATTATCAAAGCTTTCTGTAGGAGCTATCGCTAAAGTTTCAGACTTATTAATATCTGGTTTATCTAGAAGAAGAATGTTGGATTTAGGGCTTGTTCCAGGAACAATTATAGAAGTAATTCGAAAAAGTCCTTTAGGAGATCCTATTGCATATAACATAAGAGGTGCTACCATTGCCTTAAGAAAAGAAGAAGCTTCTCAAATTTTAGTAAAACCAATGTAG
- a CDS encoding FeoB small GTPase domain-containing protein, translating into MGLTCQSCGKALLNEQLNIKVGGNEKFIVALAGNPNVGKSTVFNALTGLKQHTGNWPGKTVTNARGSYTYKNRKFTLVDLPGTYSLLANSVEEQVARDFICFGKPNATIVVTDATCLERNLNLVLQVMELTDNIILCVNLMDEAKRKGISVNIQALQEILGVPVVGTTARNGKGLNQLMDKVYNIALGLEKTSPKKPVYNEAIEKEVEHLIPKLKNILDDKLDPRWVALKLLEGDQTILDSINQFLYKNTHKEVVCFYGS; encoded by the coding sequence ATGGGATTAACATGTCAATCTTGTGGTAAAGCCCTATTAAATGAACAATTAAATATAAAAGTAGGAGGTAATGAAAAATTCATAGTAGCCTTAGCTGGAAACCCAAATGTAGGAAAAAGCACTGTATTTAATGCTTTAACAGGACTTAAGCAACACACAGGAAATTGGCCAGGAAAGACTGTTACTAATGCTCGCGGTAGTTATACCTACAAAAATAGAAAATTTACACTAGTAGATTTACCAGGAACCTATTCTCTTTTGGCTAACTCTGTTGAAGAACAAGTAGCAAGAGATTTTATTTGTTTTGGTAAACCAAATGCTACAATTGTTGTTACAGATGCAACTTGCCTTGAAAGAAATTTAAATTTGGTTCTTCAAGTTATGGAGTTAACAGATAACATAATACTATGTGTAAATTTAATGGATGAAGCCAAACGAAAAGGCATATCTGTAAATATACAAGCTTTACAAGAAATTTTAGGTGTTCCTGTAGTCGGAACCACTGCAAGAAATGGCAAAGGATTAAACCAATTAATGGACAAAGTTTATAATATTGCTTTAGGTTTAGAAAAAACCTCTCCTAAAAAACCTGTATATAATGAAGCTATTGAAAAAGAAGTTGAACATCTTATCCCAAAATTAAAAAATATATTAGATGATAAATTAGACCCTCGATGGGTAGCATTAAAGCTTTTAGAAGGTGATCAAACCATATTAGATTCTATAAATCAATTTTTATATAAAAATACGCATAAGGAGGTGGTTTGTTTTTATGGATCCTAA
- a CDS encoding nucleoside recognition domain-containing protein — MDPNKVLSPYEVLVSLKDEISKKDHVKFRDDMVSSIYAQAEEISKKVIKKNNTKKYDWDRKLDNILTSKFTGYPIMFLLLSLVFWITVTGANLPSSLLADFLFGIEARLSALFINLNAPAWLHGVLVLGMYRTLAWVVSVMLPPMAIFFPCFTLLEDLGYLPRIAFNLDKLFKKAGTHGKQSLTMSMGFGCNAAGIIACRIIDSPRERLIAILTNNFVPCNGRFPTLIAISTIFIGGTVASKYHSITATLFVCILVLFGIFMTLIVSWGLSKTLLKGIPSSFTLELPPYRRPQVGKILYRSLIDRTIFVLTRAVAVAAPAGLITWILANVFIKDQSILSYIAEFLQPLGHLIGMDGFILMAFILGLPANEIVLPILIMSYMSKGAMLELDSLKAMGDLLVKNGWTWLTALNVMLFSLLHFPCATTLWTIRKECGSLKWTLFAAIMPTLIAISTCFIITQTVKLLGLI; from the coding sequence ATGGATCCTAATAAAGTTTTAAGCCCATATGAAGTATTAGTTTCTCTTAAAGATGAAATTTCTAAAAAAGATCATGTTAAGTTTAGAGATGACATGGTTAGCAGTATTTATGCGCAAGCAGAAGAAATATCAAAAAAAGTTATTAAAAAAAATAATACAAAAAAGTATGATTGGGATAGAAAATTAGATAATATTCTTACTTCTAAATTTACAGGTTATCCAATTATGTTTCTTTTGCTCAGCTTAGTATTTTGGATTACAGTAACAGGTGCCAATTTACCATCTTCTCTTTTAGCTGATTTCTTATTTGGCATAGAAGCACGCTTAAGTGCTTTATTTATAAACCTTAATGCTCCAGCATGGCTTCATGGAGTTCTTGTGTTAGGTATGTATCGCACCTTAGCATGGGTTGTTTCTGTTATGTTACCCCCTATGGCAATATTCTTCCCATGTTTTACTTTGCTTGAAGATTTAGGTTATCTTCCTCGTATAGCTTTTAATCTTGATAAACTATTTAAAAAAGCTGGAACCCATGGGAAACAATCCCTTACAATGAGCATGGGTTTTGGATGCAATGCTGCAGGAATTATTGCATGTAGAATTATAGATTCCCCAAGAGAAAGACTTATTGCAATACTAACAAACAATTTTGTTCCATGCAATGGTCGTTTCCCTACATTAATTGCCATATCAACTATTTTTATTGGTGGTACTGTAGCAAGTAAGTATCATTCAATCACTGCAACTTTATTTGTTTGTATACTTGTGTTATTTGGTATTTTTATGACATTAATCGTATCATGGGGACTTTCAAAAACACTACTAAAAGGGATCCCTTCTTCATTTACATTAGAACTACCTCCTTATAGAAGACCACAAGTTGGTAAAATCCTATATCGTTCTTTAATTGATAGAACCATATTTGTATTGACTCGTGCTGTAGCTGTTGCTGCTCCAGCAGGTCTTATTACCTGGATTCTTGCCAATGTATTTATTAAAGATCAAAGCATTCTATCATATATAGCAGAATTTTTACAGCCTTTAGGTCATCTTATTGGTATGGATGGATTTATTTTGATGGCTTTCATTCTTGGTCTACCTGCAAATGAAATTGTATTACCCATTTTAATTATGAGTTATATGTCTAAAGGGGCTATGTTAGAATTAGATAGTCTAAAAGCAATGGGAGACTTATTGGTTAAAAATGGATGGACTTGGCTAACAGCTTTAAATGTTATGCTTTTTTCATTACTTCACTTCCCTTGTGCTACTACACTATGGACTATAAGAAAAGAATGTGGCAGCTTAAAATGGACTTTATTTGCTGCAATTATGCCTACATTAATTGCTATATCAACATGTTTTATCATAACTCAAACGGTAAAGCTATTAGGACTTATATAA
- a CDS encoding metal-dependent transcriptional regulator: MLSPSLEDYLEEIYRLSLQKSEIRIRDIAHRLNVSSPSVVKALRKLNKDQYIEYKKYEGIYLTEKGKKLGDLLVKRNGVLQEFLAVIHSDCDAVQEAEAMEHYLSAPTISAIEKLVDFMKQDEEIMDKFLKFCEGEEADCSEKITE; the protein is encoded by the coding sequence ATGTTGTCACCAAGTTTAGAAGATTACTTAGAAGAAATTTATCGATTATCATTACAAAAAAGTGAAATAAGAATTCGAGATATAGCGCATAGATTAAATGTATCATCACCATCAGTTGTAAAAGCATTACGCAAACTTAATAAAGATCAGTATATAGAATATAAAAAATATGAAGGTATTTATTTAACAGAAAAAGGGAAAAAATTAGGAGACTTATTAGTGAAAAGAAATGGAGTATTACAAGAATTTCTAGCCGTCATTCATAGCGACTGTGATGCAGTACAAGAAGCAGAAGCCATGGAGCATTATTTGAGTGCGCCTACTATTTCTGCTATAGAAAAATTAGTAGATTTTATGAAGCAGGATGAGGAAATAATGGATAAATTCTTAAAATTTTGTGAGGGAGAAGAAGCGGATTGCAGTGAGAAAATTACAGAATAA